One part of the Gossypium raimondii isolate GPD5lz chromosome 1, ASM2569854v1, whole genome shotgun sequence genome encodes these proteins:
- the LOC105786201 gene encoding probable protein S-acyltransferase 1, whose translation MHSTELKDRTKRSMRTSKSQIYDSSSIEIDPSPPNSTPKRSYQVWKGNNKFCCGGRIILGPDASSLFLTSFLIGCPAIAFCIKMALHIKPQDTIFNHQILLGGLILTVLDLGFLFLTSFGDPGIIPRNTKPPESSSDDDDLCKSTSFDWANGKTGTLRLPRIKEVKLETGETVQVKFCETCLLYRSPRASHCSICNNCVQRFDHHCPWVGQCIGARNYSFFICFISSSTALCIYVFTCSWVNILRQRTSFWTAISRDILSVILILYCFIVVWFVGGLTVFHFYLISTNQTTYESFRYRYDRKENPFNKGILSNFRQVLFSKISPSLINLRAWTSEDDTGLSVIDDNGDSETGSKNFDVELGVPKLLQKIDFDGFDNKPSNSKNQDFHDQTKFGIA comes from the exons ATGCATTCAACAGAATTGAAAGACCGTACAAAGAGAAGCATGAGAACGAGCAAAAGCCAAATTTATGATTCTTCTTCCATTGAAATCGACCCCTCCCCTCCCAATTCCACTCCTAAAAGGAGTTATCAAGTTTGGAAAGGAAATAAT aAATTTTGTTGTGGAGGAAGAATTATACTTGGCCCCGATGCTTCATCACTTTTCTTAACGTCGTTTTTGATTGGATGCCCTGCAATTGCCTTCTGTATAAAGATGGCGTTGCATATCAAGCCCCAAGATACAATTTTTAACCATCAAATATTGCTTGGGGGACTCATCCTCACTGTTTTG gatttaggttttttatttcTGACAAGCTTTGGAGATCCTGGAATAATACCCAGAAATACAAAACCACCAGAATCATCATCAGATGATGATGATCTGTGCAAGTCAACCTCATTTGATTGGGCGAATGGTAAGACTGGAACCCTGAGACTACCGAGGATTAAGGAAGTGAAATTGGAGACGGGTGAAACGGTTCAAGTCAAGTTTTGTGAAACTTGCTTGTTATATCGATCCCCCCGTGCCTCTCACTGCTCCATTTGCAACAATTGCGTCCAGAGGTTTGACCACCATTGTCCATGGGTCGGTCAATGCATCGGAGCT CGCAACTACTCATTCTTCATTTGTTTCATATCATCATCCACTGCCTTGTGCATATACGTCTTCACGTGCTCTTGGGTGAATATTCTTCGACAACGCACGAGCTTCTGGACTGCCATATCTCGTGATATACTATCAGTTATTCTTATACTCTATTGCTTCATTGTCGTCTGGTTTGTTGGTGGCCTTACAGTTTTCCATTTCTACCTCATTTCCACTAATCag ACAACGTATGAGAGCTTCCGGTATCGGTATGATAGGAAGGAAAACCCATTCAACAAAGGCATATTGAGCAACTTCAGACAAGTACTGTTTTCAAAAATCTCACCTTCGTTGATCAATCTCAGAGCATGGACATCAGAAGATGACACCGGGCTTTCAGTTATAGATGACAATGGAGACAGCGAGACTGGttccaaaaattttgacgtAGAATTGGGAGTTCCCAAGCTTTTGCAGAAGATCGACTTTGATGGTTTCGATAATAAGCCTTCGAATTCCAAGAACCAAGATTTTCATGATCAAACTAAATTTGGTATAGCTTAA